In the Candidatus Polarisedimenticolaceae bacterium genome, GCCGATGCCGCCAAGGGAGCGACGGTGAAGACCCTCCAGGGGGCGTCGCTCACCTCCTCGAGCAAGGGCGGCACCGTGATGATCAACGGCGCCACCGTCGCCAAGGCCGACGTCGAGGCTTCCAACGGCGTCATCCACGTGATCGACACCGTGCTCATGCCGCCGGCCGACAACGCGGCGATGCAGCGCAACTGAACTCGCCCGAGTTGACGTATCGTTCGGAAGGGGCCCCGGCGCATGCCGGGGCCCCGGAGCGTTTCGTCTTGACGTTCACGCTGCTTCAGAGGATCGCGCGGGGGGAGCGGGACGCGGTGGAGGCGTGCCTCGACCGATACGCGCCCCTCGTGTGGTCGATCGCCCGCCGGTTCTTCCGCGACCGCACCGAGGCGGAGGACGCGGTTCAGGACGTCTTCATCGACCTCTGGTCCAAGGCGTCCCGCTACGATCCTTCCGTCGCCGAGGAACCCGTCTTCGTCGCGATGATCGCCCGACGCCGCCTGATCGACCGGCTGCGGCGCAAACGTCGCGAGCCCGCGGCGGAAAGCCTCGAAGCCGCCGTCGAGGTCGCCGACACGCAGGCGTCCGCCGAGACGGGAGGGGACGCGGCCCGCGCGGCGAAGCTCCTCGACACCCTGCGCCCCGAGCAGCGCGAGGTGCTCGAGCTGTCGATCTACCAGGGGCTTTCCCACAGCGAGGTCGCGGGGCGGCTCGGCATTCCGCTCGGGACCGTCAAGACGCACGTCCGCCGTGGGCTGATGGCGCTGCGCGAGAGGTTGGCGCCTCCCTCGCGGCATCTGGGGACCGCATGACGACGCCCGACCCCGGACGCGACGATCGTCTGCTCGACCTCCTCGCCGCGAGGGCGACGGAGGGGGTCTCTCCGCGCGAGGCCGAGGAGCTCGCGTTCCTCTTGAAGGGGCGCCCGGACGTCGATCCCGACGCCTTCGACCTCGCCGCGGCCGCCGCGGACCTCGAGCTCGCGCGCGAGCACGGCGACGACCTCGACGCGCCCCTGCCGCCCGCGCTGCGCGCGAAGCTCCTCGCGCAGGCCCCCGCGGCCCCCATCGCCCCCGCGCGGGGCCTTCCCTGGGGCTGGATCGCCGCCGCGGCGGTCCTCGTCGCCGCGGTCGGGATCTCGGTGCTTCGCGAGAGCCCCGCGCCGCCGAGCCTCGACCGGCTCGTGCGCGAGGCCTCCGACGTGACGACGGTTGCGTGGGCGCGCTCGGAGCAGCCGGGATTCGAAGGGGTGACGGGCGAGGTCGTCTGGTCGACGGCGCGTCAGGAGGGATAC is a window encoding:
- a CDS encoding sigma-70 family RNA polymerase sigma factor is translated as MTFTLLQRIARGERDAVEACLDRYAPLVWSIARRFFRDRTEAEDAVQDVFIDLWSKASRYDPSVAEEPVFVAMIARRRLIDRLRRKRREPAAESLEAAVEVADTQASAETGGDAARAAKLLDTLRPEQREVLELSIYQGLSHSEVAGRLGIPLGTVKTHVRRGLMALRERLAPPSRHLGTA
- a CDS encoding anti-sigma factor, with the protein product MTTPDPGRDDRLLDLLAARATEGVSPREAEELAFLLKGRPDVDPDAFDLAAAAADLELAREHGDDLDAPLPPALRAKLLAQAPAAPIAPARGLPWGWIAAAAVLVAAVGISVLRESPAPPSLDRLVREASDVTTVAWARSEQPGFEGVTGEVVWSTARQEGYLRLRGIPVNDPAEKQYQLWIVDPARDKEPIDGGVFDVPSSAGEVVVPIRAKLPVVDPKAFALTLEQPGGVVVSEGPLLLVAPLKG